A genomic stretch from Xenopus laevis strain J_2021 chromosome 6S, Xenopus_laevis_v10.1, whole genome shotgun sequence includes:
- the LOC108695532 gene encoding E3 ubiquitin/ISG15 ligase TRIM25, giving the protein MASTDLRDELNCSICLSVYTDPVSLPCAHNFCRGCIGSALNSQDAVGTYFCPDCRAGFQERPALQRNIKLGNIAERFLSAQPEPEETEIVCTYCVHSPVPAAKYCILCEASLCETHLRVHSKSAEHVLTEPTASSLNRKCSKHKRILEYHCCDDGACICVSCWVGEEHRGHKVELLSEACKKQQEKLRNTLEKLGPEKDETEKRVQSLKECSKNITEKAAGETERVTDLFREIREQLEALEKRALSEISRQKDKRLFQVTDLIHQLEIKKDELSRKIRHIEELCNMADPLVLLQERKDGAEGADNESNGGDDKTLFVEDLDVGFISEILLTSLAGIVTEAKGMICGQEATGMLLDINTAANNVVVPGDRKSASYSRTDQRIPQTPERFQYHGQILSTRSFHTGRYYWDVVGNESGYWGIGVTYPSIKRRGIESCIGNNNKSWGLYREKNKYSVRYDSKVTDILYSPSCGRIRISLDYEAGRLSFYELSEPIRHLHTFTVTFTEPLHAVFCLWNYGEWLRIIS; this is encoded by the coding sequence ATGGCATCTACTGACCTGAGAGACGAGCTGAactgctccatctgcctgagcgtttatactgatcctgtatccctgccgtgTGCCCATAACTTCTGCCGGGGCTGTATTGGCAGTGCCCTGAATTCCCAAGATGCAGTTGGGACTTATTTTTGCCCTGATTGCAGAGCAGGGTTTCAGGAGCGCCCTGCCCTGCAGAGGAACATCAAGCTTGGAAACATAGCAGAGCGATTTCTCTCAGCTCAGCCGGAGCCTGAGGAAACTGAAATTGTCTGCACCTACTGTGTTCATTCTCCTGTACCTGCTGCTAAATATTGTATTctgtgtgaggcttctctgtgtgaGACCCACCTGAGGGTGCACAGCAAGTCAGCAGAACATGTACTGACTGAACCAACCGCTTCCTCTTTGAATAGAAAATGTTCCAAACACAAGCGGATCCTGGAGTATCACTGCTGTGATGATGGTGCCTgtatctgtgtgtcctgctggGTGGGTGAGGAGCACAGGGGCCACAAGGTGGAGCTGCTCAGTGAAGcctgtaaaaaacagcaggaaaaACTAAGAAATACTCTGGAGAAACTGGGCCCAGAGAAAGATGAGACTGAGAAGAGAGTTCAGAGCCTTAAGGAGTGCAgtaaaaacattacagaaaaaGCCGCTGGTGAAACCGAGAGAGTCACTGACCTATTTAGGGAAATCcgggaacagctggaagccctagagaaaAGAGCCCTGAGTGAGATCTCCAGGCAGAAAGACAAACGTCTATTCCAGGTCACTGATCTGATCCaccagctggaaataaagaaggacgagctgtccaggaagatccgtcacattgaggagctgtgcaacatggcagatccactcgtACTCTTACAAGAACGGAAAGATGGAGCTGAGGGGGCAGATAATGAGAGCAATGGGGGCGATGATAAAACTCTATTTGTAGAGGATTTGGATGTTGGATTCATTTCGGAAATATTGCTTACAAGCTTAGCTGGGATTGTGACTGAGGCAAAAGGAATGATCTGTGGGCAGGAGGCTACGGGgatgttactggatataaacacggctgcTAATAACGTCGTTGTGCCGGGAGACcggaaatctgcttcctactccCGAACTGACCAGCGCATCCCACAGACGCCCGAGAGATTTCAGTATCACGGGCAGATTTTAAGCACCCGCAGTTTCCACACTGGGAGATATTACTGGGATGTTGTGGGCAATGAATCTGGCTACTGGGGCATAGGAGTGACCTATCCCAGTATAAAGAGGAGAGGAATCGAGTCTTGTATTGGGAATAATAACAAGTCATGGGGTTTATACAGAGAAAAGAATAAATACTCTGTGAGATATGACAGTAAAGTCACTGATATTCTCTACTCGCCTTCCTGCGGGAGGATCAGaatctcattggactatgaggccggacgtctgtccttttatgagctgagtgagccaatcagacacttacacaccttcactgtcacattcactgagcccctccatGCTGTGTTTTGTTTGTGGAATTATGGGGAATGGCTGAGAATCATTAGCTAA
- the LOC108695557 gene encoding gastrula zinc finger protein XlCGF8.2DB-like — translation MELRIKKWPGMEKRWGSVVSKYRLVPYGSEISKMSKTRGEVFMEIEKNHNQTRSPKEPVSSNEFGRTSDQDQIGEKGFTCGQCGQIYMDEHHLSVHFLIHTTEKPFNGIGNAETVIEKSSSKDHPQTFPCAECEKCFTSRERLEKHQMTHIGVKLHECTECGKSFQLKQHLKSHYLIHTEIKAFTCAECGKRFKQRNGLIGHQLSHSGEKPFVCSECGKSFRWKTDLNYHLNTHTGRTFPCTECEKSFRSQKHLKRHQMIHTGEKPYDCTECGKSFRYKINLDKHNLIHAEVKPFTCSECGKQFRWKQQFHHHQLIHTGEKPYDCSECEKSFQKKSDLKAHLQRHIGGRNKRYK, via the exons ATGGAGCTCCGTATCA aaaagtggCCGGGAATGGAGAAAAGATGGGGATCTGTGGTTTCCAAATATCGTTTGGTTCCATATGGATCTGAGATCTCAAAGATGAGCAAAACCAGAGGAGAAGTCTTTATGGAGATTGAAAAGAATCACAACCAAACTCGTTCACCCAAGGAGCCCGTTTCCAGCAATGAATTTGGCAGAACATCGGATCAGGATCAAATAGGAGAGAAGGGATTTACTTGTGGTCAGTGTGGGCAAATCTACATGGATGAGCATCACCTCAGTGTCCATTTTCTGATTCACACAACAGAGAAGCCTTTCAATGGCATTGGAAATGCAGAAACCGTTATAGAAAAGAGCAGCTCCAAAGATCATCCGCAGACTTTCCCATGTGCCGAGTGTGAGAAGTGTTTTACCTCAAGGGAGAGACTGGAGAAGCACCAAATGACTCACATTGGGGTGAAACTACACGAGTGCACAGAGTGTGGGAAATCGTTCCAACTTAAACAGCACCTGAAATCACATTATTTAATTCACACTGAGATTAAAGCTTTCACATGCGCAGAGTGCGGGAAACGGTTTAAACAGAGAAACGGTCTCATTGGTCACCAGTTGAGTCACAGCGGGGAAAAGCCGTTTGTCTGTAGTGAGTGTGGGAAAAGCTTCCGCTGGAAAACTGATCTCAATTATCATCTCAATACTCACACGGGGAGAACCTTCCCATGCACAGAGTGTGAGAAGTCCTTCCGCTCACAGAAGCACCTCAAGAGGCACCAGATGAtccacaccggggagaaaccgTACGACTGCACTGAGTGCGGCAAATCCTTCCGGTACAAAATCAATTTGGATAAACATAACCTTATTCACGCTGAAGTTAAACCTTTCACATGTTCCGAATGTGGGAAACAGTTCAGATGGAAACAGCAGTTCCACCATCACCAGCtcattcacacaggggagaagccGTATGACTGCAGCGAGTGTGAGAAAAGCTTCCAAAAGAAGAGCGACCTCAAAGCCCATCTTCAGCGCCACATAGGGGGAAGGAACAAACGATATAAATGA
- the LOC108695550 gene encoding E3 ubiquitin/ISG15 ligase TRIM25, with translation MASADLRDELSCSICLSIYTDPVSLPCSHNFCRVCIGTTWDTQEGSGAYSCPECRQEFKERPALLRNRTLGNIAERFCPTETQLGETGIFCTYCDSHVPAVKSCLLCEASLCNKHLRGHSKSAEHVLTEPTTSFMERKCSVHKRILEFYCCEAFICVSCCLAGEHRGHRVDLLSEASEKKKETLRKVLEKLRPEREETERGAQRLQERRREVPEKAAGETERVTALFRDIREQLEALEKRLLSDISSQKEKLSLTLTDLMEQLEIKKDELSRKIRHIEELCNMADPLTVLQERESHGAADNEGGRERHDIKVPAVGDLDVDLISETLLTGLAAIATGVKGRINEQEATDLLLDINTAHNYLSVSGDRKSASYSLTELHYPQSLERFQNEPQTLSSRSFPSGRHYWEVEVSESGDWMVGVAYPSIERRGGQSCIGNNNKSWCLYRWNNNNRYLVGHDSEWTQLPHVPSCRRIRISLDYEAGRLSFYELSEPIRHLHTFTVTFTEPLHAAFYLYNGAYVRILK, from the coding sequence ATGGCGTCGGCTGATCTGAGagacgagctgagctgctccatctgcctgagcatttatactgatcctgtatccctgccgtgTTCCCATAACTTCTGCCGGGTCTGTATTGGGACAACATGGGACACCCAGGAGGGATCTGGGGcttattcctgccctgaatgcagaCAGGAGTTTAAGGAGCGCCCTGCCCTGCTCAGGAACAGAACTCTGGGGAACATAGCAGAGCGATTCTGTCCAACTGAGACCCAACTGGGGGAGACTGGGATCTTCTGCACCTACTGTGACTCCCATGTACCTGCTGTtaaatcctgtctcctgtgtgaggcttctctgtgtaATAAGCACCTGAGGGGGCACAGCAAGTCAGCAGAACATGTACTGACTGAGCCCACCACTTCCTTCATGGagagaaaatgttctgtacacaAGCGGATCCTGGAGTTTTACTGCTGCGAGGCCTTtatctgtgtgtcctgctgtctggccggagagcacaggggccacagggtggatctgctgagtgaggcctctgagaagaagaaagagacactgaggaaagttctggagaaactgaggccagagagagaggagactgagagaggagcccagagactgcaggagcgcaggagagaagtgccagaaaaagcagccggtgagacagagagagtcactgccctgtttagagacatcagggaacagctggaagccctagagaagcgactcctgagtgacatctccagccagaaagagaagctctcactcacactcactgatctgatggagcagctggaaataaagaaggacgagctgtccaggaagatccgtcacattgaggagctgtgcaacatggcagatccactcactgtcctacaggaacgggaatcacatggagctgcagataatgaggggggcagagagagacatgatataaaggtccctgctgtaggggatctggatgtggatctgatctcagagacattactcacaggcttagctgccattgCGACTGGGGTAAAGGGAAGGATCAATgagcaggaggctacagacctgttactggatataaacacggctcataattacttatctgtatcaggggacaggaaatctgcttcctactcactaacagaactacattacccacaatccctAGAGAGATTTCAGAATGAGcctcagactttaagcagcaggagtttcccctcagggcgacattactgggaagtggaggtcagtgaatcaggggACTGGatggtaggggtggcctatcccagtatagagaggagagggggTCAGTCCTGTATTGggaataataacaagtcctggtgtttgtacagatggaataataataacagatattTAGTGGGACATGACAGTGAATGGACACAGTTACCCCACgtcccttcctgcaggagaatcaggatctcattggactatgaggccggacgtctgtccttttatgagctgagtgagccaatcagacacttacacaccttcactgtcacattcactgagcccctccatgctgcattctatctttataatggtgcCTATGTGAGAATCCTTAAATAA
- the LOC108695543 gene encoding E3 ubiquitin/ISG15 ligase TRIM25 has product MASAADLRDELSCSICLSIYTDPVSLPCSHNFCRGCIGTTWDTQEGSGAYSCPECRQEFKERPALPRNRTLGNIAERFLSAQPEPGETGIPCTYCVLSPVPAVKSCLLCEASVCETHLRMHSKSAKHVLIEPTMDMGDKKCSVHDEPLKYYCWEESVCVCVSCCLAGEHRGHRVELLSEASEKKKETLRKVLKKLRPEREETERGAQRLQERRREVAEKAAGETERVTALFRDIREQLEALEKRLLSDISSQKEKLSLTLTDLMEQLEIKKDELSRKIRHIEELCNMADPLTVLQERESHGAADNEGGREREDSLFPLLPVFLPWRKGKNIQMNRDRLQERHNIKVPAVGDLDVDLISETLLTGLAAIVTGVTSKLARHLGTSASGGEGSELFVSLIKTIPSISPLNSITNSRFDPVYGQEATDLLLDINTAHNLVSVSGDRKSASFSLTELDYPQSPERFQKYAQALSSRSFPSGRHYWEVEVSELGEWWVGVAYPSIERRGGQSWIGNNNKSWGLYRWYNNNRYSVGHDSKWTELPHVSSCRRIRISLDYEAGRLSFYELSEPIRHLHTFTATFTEPLHAAFCLWGEGAWVRIIK; this is encoded by the coding sequence ATGGCGTcggctgctgatctgagagacgagctgagctgctccatctgcctgagcatttatactgatcctgtatccctgccgtgTTCCCATAACTTCTGCCGGGGCTGTATTGGGACAACATGGGACACCCAGGAGGGATCTGGGGcttattcctgccctgaatgtAGACAGGAGTTTAAGGAGCGCCCTGCCCTGCCCAGGAACAGAACTCTGGGGAACATAGCAGAGCGATTCCTTTCTGCTCAGCCCGAGCCGGGGGAGACTGGGATTCCCTGCACCTACTGTGTCCTCTCTCCTGTACCTGCTGTtaaatcctgtctcctgtgtgaggctTCTGTGTGTGAGACCCACCTGAGGATGCACAGCAAGTCAGCGAAACACGTCTTAATAGAACCCACAATGGACATGGGGGACAAGAAATGCTCCGTCCATGATGAACCCCTGAAATATTACTGCTGGGAggagtctgtctgtgtctgtgtgtcctgctgtctggccggagagcacaggggccacagggtggagctgctgagtgaggcctctgagaagaagaaagagacactgAGGAAAGTTCTGAagaaactgaggccagagagagaggagactgagagaggagcccagagactgcaggagcgcaggagagaagtggctgaaaaagcagccggtgagacagagagagtcactgccctgtttagagacatcagggaacagctggaagccctagagaagcgactcctgagtgacatctccagccagaaagagaagctctcactcacactcactgatctgatggagcagctggaaataaagaaggacgagctgtccaggaagatccgtcacattgaggagctgtgcaacatggcagatccactcactgtcctacaggaacgggaatcacatggagctgcagataatgaggggggcagagagagagaggattcaTTGTTCCCATTATTGCCTGTTTTTCTGCCTTGGCGAAAGGGAAAGAACATACAGATGAATAGAGACAGGTTACAAGAGAGACATAatataaaggtccctgctgtaggggatctggatgtggatctgatctcagagacattactcacaggcttagctgccattgTGACTGGTGTAACTTCAAAATTAGCCCGTCATTTGGGTACATCAGCAAGTGGAGGAGAAGGCTCAGAACTTTTTGTGTCATTGATAAAAACAATACCAAGTATTTCCCCATTAAATTCTATTACTAACAGTAGATTTGACCCTGtgtatgggcaggaggctacagacctgttacttgatataaacacggctcataatcttgtatctgtatcaggggacaggaaatctgcttccttcTCACTAACAGAACTAgattacccacaatccccagagagatttcagaaATATGCTCAggctttaagcagcaggagtttcccctcagggcgacattactgggaagtggaggtcagtgaatTAGGGGAGTGGtgggtaggggtggcctatcccagtatagagaggagagggggTCAGTCCTGGATTGggaataataacaagtcctgggGTTTGTACAGATGGTATAATAATAACAGATATTCAGTGGGACATGACAGTAAATGGACAGAGTTACCCCATGtctcttcctgcaggagaatcaggatctcattggactatgaggccggacgtctgtccttttatgagctgagtgagccaatcagacacttacacaccttcactgccacattcactgagcccctccatGCTGCATTTTGTCTATGGGGGGAAGGTGCCTGGGTGAGAATTATTAAATAA